In Citrus sinensis cultivar Valencia sweet orange chromosome 3, DVS_A1.0, whole genome shotgun sequence, the sequence TGTTCCTCGCACTTACATAGAACAAATTCAGCTGGAGAAACTTGTGAATGATGTTATGGTATAATCTTTTCATCTGATTATGCTTGTTTGCCTACATTTACTGCTGCTAACATTATCAATCTGTAGGCCCTGCCAGATGATCTGAAGACAAAGCTCAGTATAGATGATGATTTGGTTTCAAGCCCTAAAGAAGCCCTTTCCCGAGCCTCTGCAGACAGGAGAACTAAGTATCTCAGCCGGTATTGTCTTTTCCTAGTGGcagtttaatatttttccagTTGGGACATATGACTGAAATACAATTGATGTTCCCATTAATACACTTGTTTCCCCAAACTTtccattttagttttaaatcaTTTAAGTTTGTGCAAAAACCCTTTCATTGTCTCTATAACGAGCACTACTGAAGGGCATTTATCAAGTATTTTTCGTATAGTTTGGAAAATACTGGAACTGATTTGTTCCTTTTGAATAAACTGTGTACATAATGGCAGTAGTAtatcaaattcattttcaaatcaGCGGGAGAAGAATTTGACAAAGCTAGCAAGagttgttgttaataatagAAGGTTCGATGGTAGGACACCAGAATCACCTGCCTCGCTTGCAAACCAGGTCAGTATTATTGTATTTTGGACTGAAGGATGCTAGTGGCTGTCTTGGTTGTATACTGTGAAGATCGCTTTGCACCTGATTTCCTAGAAAAGGaaatgaagataaaagaaaGCAGGGATTAGCTTTTATTcgaacttttatttatttctttttgtccTTTCCTTTCTGGTTACCTTTGGCGTAGGGGAGTTGATATCATCCTTACCACCAACATAAGAGATAATTATATACATGATGGGGTTGTTTTTACCTGCCATTCCCCTTCATACTTGTTTCTCTTtagttttcatttgttttctgGATTGTTTCAGGGAGTCATTAATCAACTCTCTGAGCAAATATCAACACTGAATGAGAGGATGGATGAGTTTACATCTCGTATTGAAGAGATGAATACCAAGTTTGCAATCAGGAAAGTTTCGGCTAGCCAACAAAACTTAGCTTTGCAGGCTGAAGCTTGCAATGGCTCTGGACCAACTTCTCTTTTCATGACTGGCTTGGCTAATGGTTCATTAACTGGATCTGTGCTGCCcaattcatcatcttcttcccaGTTGGCTAGGGAGTCTCCTCTTATGGAAGAGGTACAGTGATCCCCATTCAATTAAGCTTTTGGCAATAAATGGAGTTGGAAAAATCATAGTAAGAATCTTATGGTGGACATTCAAAGTTCTGTGTATTAGGCTAGATTGGACCTTAATGGAAAAGCGAAagacataattaagaatattatatacatatagaaGAGCCTCTTAGAaatgttgaagaaataaattctgATTGCTCTTTCTATCTCCTAAACAGGTTCTGCTAGTTGCTAGAGGGCAACGTCAAATTATGCATCAATTAGACAGCATAAGTAATCTTCTGCATGAATACTGGGGAGAAAGGACTCGTCAAGAGAGAACAGATCGGCCAAGCAGGGTGATTGATGTTGATTCCATTGGTGtccctttaattttaactttagcAGTTGGTGGTTTAGGCCTCTTTCTCTTTAAGGGTCTGACATTTCATAAGTGATCATCATGCCAAGGGGCTAACTTTACTGCATGCTGTTGTATTTGTTGTTATATTACTCTCTGAGAGAGAGGGAAGCCATCTAAGTTGCCTTGAGCTTCAATTGTATTTGAACTTGATGCTAGCGGCCATATCTGCTTCTGAGGGTAAAGTTGGGCAGTCAGGCGGCTGTATAGTAACTGTATATCtttgactaaaaaaaaaaaaagtgatacTGATAATTTTTCCTGAAAAGCAGCTTTGTTGATGATCATCGATGTGAATACAATTGTTCTAAATATGTTCTACTTCGTATGGATATGACAAATCAATGTACCCCGTCTGTGTTTACTCACCTATAATAAATGGGGAAAATTTCAACTCATGCTGCTGAGGATAAGACGTCAATGTACCATGTCTGTGTTTAATCACCTGTAACAACTAAGGAGAATGTCTCTAATACCtttctttctatttctattattttaaccATTCATAGATCGGGCcataaattgatttcttttaaattttcacattaaTAGATGGGTGCATAAATTGATGAACCTACCCATTATTTGTTTCCAACAAGTGGTTCCGGTGGGGTTCCTCACTGGGAACAATGACCATTCCTCTGCATTCATGCGCGTTAGGCCTCTAGCTATTATGCTGGATTCACTGGAAGTAATCATCAGTGAAAGTTGCTTGGAAAGGGAAATAAGAgcataaaagaatatataccAACAATATTTCCAGAGATTTGCactaaaaattagattatttcGCAGTTtgctcttaaaaaaataaaaataaaagcaatatACCCACATATGAGACATGAAAACCAACCATCTCATGCAACAGAGACAAACTGCATTTTACATTCGACAAAACTAGAGTACATTACTCAGCTAGAAAGGGAAGGTTCGAAATCAAACATATCTGTAAGCACAATCATCTTTGTTGGCTTTAAGTCTAGTTCATCAGAAAAGAGAGGATGCCAGTTCCTTCACATCCTCTACAACGAGGGTATAATCAGCTTTCAACTTATCTTGTTCCTCTTGTCCTAGTTCTCCCTTAGTTGGCTTAGTTAGCACCAAAACACAGCATGTTGGCCTCTTTGTGGCACCTGCATTTGCAAGATCCTGATgacaaaataaccaaaaataggACAAGGGAATGTCAGCACACAGATGGAATTGCTTGTGGCATAATACAATGTAAACCTTtgggaaatgaaaaaaaagaaaagtatacAAGGAGTTCTAGAGAAGAAGGGTATGCATAAATTTCAGTTTAAGGATTCTGCTTCAATAAAAAGGAGATAAGGAGTCCTATTAAGGATGCTAATGCTAAAAGGTAGAATTTAACTGCTTCAATAAAAGCAGGTAAGCTAAAATTGTGGGGATGCCACAACCCCACTCTCAAACACATGCACGCGCACCcgaaaaaatgtataaataaatacaaaaaatctAGATAATGAGAGAAAATTTCACAACGAAAAAGTAAATGCCtagagagatgagaagaaaGGAATTCTATATAGGCCATACCGACATCCACACTAGAGGATAAATAACATGAGGCATGTGATGCCAACTTATAATGAAACccaaacaaaaagataaaataaaaaaataaaaaaaggaaaaagagaaagaagcaAATTACTGAATTACCTCTTTTGAAGCAACATAAATGTAGGGAATATCAGACTCTTCACATAAGATAGGAACGTGAGTGATGACATCAATTGGACTAATGTTCCCAGCTATAACACATAATCTGCACTCATGAAAAAGAAGGGGAAGGGGATCATTCACAACTCCCACGCAATTGAAGGAATGTAAGTTGTCATTTCTATAATACATATCAAGAATGTATGATCAAAGTAACCTCTGAGAAAAATATGACCCAAAacactttctttttctattttgtctggagaagaaacaaaaattcgTTCTTAATTATA encodes:
- the LOC102610926 gene encoding H/ACA ribonucleoprotein complex subunit 2-like protein — translated: MGSDSEAERTPHKDEKKKIVSLAPIAKPLAGKKLSKRTLKLVRRAAEHKCLKRGVKEVVKSIRRGHKGLCVIAGNISPIDVITHVPILCEESDIPYIYVASKEDLANAGATKRPTCCVLVLTKPTKGELGQEEQDKLKADYTLVVEDVKELASSLF